The segment TCTATTTTTGAGAGTTCCTGTAAAAGATTAGTAAAGTTGACTTTGTCATGTTTACCGCTAAAACGGCGACCGTAGTTATTTACATTTTGACCAAGTAAAAATATCTCTTTTGCTCCACTGTTAACTGCACGGTTTGCCTCATCAACAATCAGGTTTAAAGGGATACTAATCTCTTCACCGCGTGTTTTAGGAACGATACAGTATGTACACTGTTTATCACAACCAATAGAGATATTTATATAGGCTTTATAAAGGGATGTTCTAAAATCTTTAAAAGCAAATTCGCTCTCATCATAATTTATATCGACTTCTACTGCTTTTGGCTTATGTAAAACTTCTGTTATCTTACTTACATTTCTAGCCCCTAGGACAAAATCTACATAAGGTGCACGTTTAATAATATCTTTTCCCAAGTGAGATGCCGTACAACCGCATACACCTATCTTAGCATTTTCTTTTTTCTTTTTGTTAAAAATGCCGAGTTCCGAAAAAAGCTTTGAGACCGGTTTTTCTCTAACCGAACAGGTATTAATAAGAATTAAATCTGCTTCTTTAAAGTCACCTGTTTGTGAAAAATTTTCTTTTTCATTTAACTCTGCCAACATATGTTCGGTATCACGCTCATTCATAGCGCAACCTAAAGTCTCAATAAATACCTTTTTACTCAATTAATACTCTCTTAGTCTATAATATGAACTTGGTACATATA is part of the Sulfurimonas lithotrophica genome and harbors:
- the miaB gene encoding tRNA (N6-isopentenyl adenosine(37)-C2)-methylthiotransferase MiaB, which produces MSKKVFIETLGCAMNERDTEHMLAELNEKENFSQTGDFKEADLILINTCSVREKPVSKLFSELGIFNKKKKENAKIGVCGCTASHLGKDIIKRAPYVDFVLGARNVSKITEVLHKPKAVEVDINYDESEFAFKDFRTSLYKAYINISIGCDKQCTYCIVPKTRGEEISIPLNLIVDEANRAVNSGAKEIFLLGQNVNNYGRRFSGKHDKVNFTNLLQELSKIEGLKRIRFTSPHPFHMDDEFIEEFAKNPKICKSMHMPLQSGSTKVLKDMKRGYSKEWFLNRVEKLRSMVPDVSISTDIIVAFPGESDEDFNDTIDVMDKVKFDQIFSFKYSARPETEAEHFTNVVNPEIASQRLTFLQDLYTKHLDEKMASKLGNIYEVYFEDLNADGYVSGRSDNNLVIKAKGSEELLGKFRKVKVTSIGRSILSGEIVN